A section of the bacterium genome encodes:
- a CDS encoding DUF1697 domain-containing protein, with protein sequence MTTWIALFRGINVGGKNILPMAKLKIDLASLGLKNVRTYIQSGNVVFESTAKSASSLAAKIAGRVEKQHGFRPHVLLLSREDLLASIDSNPFPQAVSDPKTLHFSFLLEPPADPDLKALEDARSPTENYRLIDRVFYLHAPDGVGRSKLAANAEKRLGVVTTARNYRTVNKLLEMVTPS encoded by the coding sequence ATGACGACGTGGATCGCACTCTTTCGGGGTATCAATGTCGGCGGGAAGAACATCCTGCCGATGGCGAAGCTCAAGATCGATCTCGCATCACTGGGGCTCAAGAACGTACGCACGTACATCCAGAGCGGCAATGTCGTTTTCGAATCCACAGCGAAGAGCGCTTCGTCACTCGCCGCGAAGATCGCCGGGCGGGTCGAGAAGCAGCACGGATTTCGACCGCATGTCCTGCTCCTCAGCCGCGAAGATCTGCTAGCCTCGATCGATTCCAATCCTTTTCCGCAGGCGGTGTCCGACCCTAAAACGCTCCATTTTTCTTTCCTCCTGGAGCCACCGGCCGACCCGGACCTGAAGGCGCTCGAGGACGCCAGATCGCCGACCGAGAACTATAGATTGATAGATCGCGTCTTCTATCTCCATGCTCCGGATGGGGTCGGCCGTTCCAAGCTTGCCGCGAATGCGGAGAAGCGCCTGGGTGTCGTGACGACGGCTCGAAACTACCGGACGGTCAATAAACTCCTGGAAATGGTAACGCCATCATGA